The proteins below are encoded in one region of Candidatus Effluviviaceae Genus I sp.:
- a CDS encoding DUF47 family protein, with protein sequence MAHLFAKTRLLEAKIDEYLDHTSEVGLLFVEAVKDYLEHRHDEFESRRRHVTELERHADDLRKGIERQLYAETLIPESRGDVLGILEHTDTVINAVKMTLMRMSAERPQIPEGLARDYVELADYGCRAVQELVAGIRGFFRGAASVSDCVHKVAFWEKEADKIVERLRRDIFQADFDLSRKMHLGEFVMRIGMVSDAAEEVSDRLAISAIKRSI encoded by the coding sequence ATGGCCCATCTGTTCGCGAAGACCAGGCTTCTTGAAGCGAAGATCGACGAGTACCTGGACCACACCAGCGAGGTCGGTCTGCTCTTCGTCGAGGCCGTGAAGGACTACCTCGAGCACCGGCACGACGAGTTCGAGTCGCGCCGCAGGCACGTGACGGAACTCGAGCGGCACGCGGACGACCTCAGAAAGGGCATCGAGCGCCAGCTCTACGCCGAGACGTTGATCCCCGAGTCGCGCGGCGACGTCCTGGGCATCCTCGAGCACACGGACACCGTCATCAACGCCGTGAAGATGACGCTCATGCGGATGTCAGCGGAGCGGCCGCAGATCCCCGAGGGTCTTGCCAGGGACTACGTCGAGCTGGCCGACTACGGCTGCAGGGCCGTGCAGGAGCTCGTCGCGGGCATCCGCGGCTTCTTCCGCGGGGCGGCCTCCGTCTCCGACTGCGTCCACAAGGTGGCCTTCTGGGAGAAGGAGGCCGACAAGATCGTGGAGCGGCTGCGCAGAGACATCTTCCAGGCCGATTTCGATCTCAGCCGGAAGATGCACCTCGGCGAGTTCGTGATGCGCATCGGGATGGTCTCCGACGCCGCGGAGGAGGTGAGCGACCGCCTCGCCATCTCGGCGATCAAGCGGTCGATCTAG
- a CDS encoding sodium-dependent transporter produces the protein MAHRDRWASRPAFIMAAMGSAIGLGNLWRFPMEAYANGGGAFLIPYIVALLTAGIPLMMLEYALGQRFQKSAPGSLREVDPRFEMVGWWALGIGMAICAYYAVVMAWCFNYLAFAFTQPWKENPQAFFDSFLGLTKGPGALGTIQWPAVVGLAITWAWIYWIIRKGVLRVGKVVMITVPLPALLTVIIAIRGFTLPGAMEGLRYYLTPDFNALLNAKTWLSAYAQVFFSLSLGFGILTAYASYLPKRSDVTNNAFLTGLADAGYAYFAGFAVFSVLGYLAQVQGVPVESVVRGGPGLAFVVYPTAISLMPLAPLIGVLFFITLLTLGIDSAFSIVEGAVAGVRDKWNLSQGKVTTWFCMVGFLVGLVFTTGAGLYWLDIVDHWMNEYGLVVIGLAECILIGWFFGAAKLKEYINEVSDFRVGWWWDFFIKWLTPIALGIALVVNIAGEMKAAYGGYPTWALLAGGWGLVAAIIVLAAVLARLPGRTKEGA, from the coding sequence ATGGCTCACCGCGACAGGTGGGCGAGCAGGCCGGCGTTCATCATGGCGGCGATGGGGAGCGCGATCGGGCTCGGCAACCTCTGGCGCTTCCCCATGGAGGCGTACGCGAACGGCGGCGGGGCCTTTCTCATTCCTTACATCGTCGCGCTGCTGACGGCCGGCATCCCGCTCATGATGCTCGAGTATGCGCTCGGCCAGCGCTTCCAGAAGTCCGCGCCGGGGTCACTGCGCGAGGTGGATCCCCGGTTCGAGATGGTCGGCTGGTGGGCGCTCGGCATCGGGATGGCCATCTGCGCGTACTACGCGGTCGTGATGGCGTGGTGCTTCAACTACCTGGCGTTCGCGTTCACGCAGCCGTGGAAGGAGAACCCGCAGGCATTCTTCGACTCGTTCCTCGGCCTGACGAAAGGCCCGGGAGCGCTTGGTACGATCCAGTGGCCGGCCGTCGTGGGACTCGCCATCACCTGGGCGTGGATCTACTGGATCATCAGGAAGGGCGTTCTTCGCGTCGGCAAGGTCGTCATGATCACCGTGCCGCTGCCGGCGCTCCTGACGGTCATCATCGCGATACGAGGGTTCACGCTGCCCGGCGCCATGGAGGGGCTGCGATACTACCTCACGCCGGACTTCAACGCGCTGCTGAACGCCAAGACGTGGCTCTCGGCCTACGCGCAGGTCTTCTTCTCCCTGAGCCTCGGGTTCGGGATCCTCACGGCGTACGCGAGCTACCTGCCGAAGCGCTCCGACGTGACCAACAACGCGTTCCTGACGGGTCTCGCGGACGCGGGCTACGCCTACTTCGCCGGCTTCGCCGTGTTCAGCGTCCTGGGCTACCTCGCGCAAGTTCAGGGCGTGCCCGTCGAGAGCGTCGTCAGGGGCGGCCCGGGCCTCGCGTTCGTCGTCTATCCGACCGCGATCAGCCTCATGCCGCTGGCGCCGCTCATCGGCGTCCTCTTCTTCATCACGCTGCTCACGCTCGGCATCGACTCGGCGTTCTCAATCGTCGAGGGTGCCGTCGCCGGTGTACGTGACAAGTGGAACCTCTCGCAGGGAAAGGTCACGACCTGGTTCTGTATGGTCGGGTTCCTGGTCGGGCTCGTGTTCACGACCGGAGCCGGACTCTACTGGCTCGACATCGTCGATCACTGGATGAACGAGTACGGGCTCGTCGTCATCGGTCTGGCCGAGTGCATCCTCATCGGGTGGTTCTTCGGGGCGGCGAAGCTCAAGGAGTACATCAACGAGGTGTCGGACTTCAGGGTGGGGTGGTGGTGGGACTTCTTCATCAAGTGGCTGACCCCCATCGCTTTGGGCATCGCGCTCGTCGTCAACATCGCGGGTGAGATGAAAGCGGCCTACGGCGGGTACCCGACCTGGGCGCTTCTCGCCGGCGGCTGGGGGCTCGTGGCGGCGATCATCGTCCTGGCCGCGGTGCTGGCGCGGCTGCCCGGCAGGACGAAGGAGGGGGCCTGA
- a CDS encoding aminotransferase class V-fold PLP-dependent enzyme produces the protein MADGMRCPRSGSEFARYWSLDPDVLFLNHGSFGACPTPVLAAQARIRARLERQPVQFLVRDLEPLLDEARATLAAFVGADPDDLAFVPNATTGVSTVLRSLRFEPGDELVTTSHEYNACRNALDFVAARTGARVVFADVPFPCDSPDDVVSAVLARVTPRTKLGLFDHVTSLTGMVMPIERLVRELAARGIDTLVDGAHAPGMLPLDVRALGSAYYVGNCHKWLCAPKGAALLCVRRDRQGAVHPLTVSHGANSTRADRPRFRLEFDWTGTDDPTPALCVPVAIRFLGSLLPGGWPELMARNRALALAARTLLCETLDVDPPCPESMIGTLASVPFARGPYRFETTALAFDPMEKALRERYGIEVPVLACPTGPGSIVRISAQIYNSRAQYEVLARALGELLAEGRAGATRA, from the coding sequence ATGGCGGACGGCATGAGGTGCCCGCGGTCCGGATCCGAGTTTGCCCGCTACTGGTCGCTCGACCCGGACGTTCTCTTCCTCAACCACGGGTCGTTCGGGGCCTGCCCCACGCCCGTCCTCGCCGCGCAGGCGCGCATCCGTGCCCGCCTCGAGCGGCAGCCGGTCCAGTTCCTCGTCCGCGATCTCGAGCCGCTCCTCGACGAGGCCCGCGCGACGCTCGCCGCGTTCGTGGGGGCCGATCCGGACGACCTCGCGTTCGTGCCGAACGCGACGACGGGCGTGAGCACGGTCCTCAGGTCGCTCCGCTTCGAGCCCGGCGACGAGCTCGTCACGACGAGCCACGAGTACAACGCCTGCCGGAACGCGCTCGACTTCGTCGCAGCGCGCACCGGCGCGCGCGTCGTGTTCGCCGACGTCCCATTCCCGTGCGACTCGCCCGACGACGTCGTCAGCGCCGTGCTCGCGCGCGTGACGCCTCGAACGAAGCTCGGCCTCTTCGACCACGTGACGAGCCTCACGGGCATGGTGATGCCCATCGAGCGGCTCGTCCGCGAGCTCGCGGCGCGGGGCATCGACACGCTCGTGGACGGAGCGCACGCGCCCGGCATGCTGCCGCTCGATGTCCGCGCGCTTGGGTCCGCCTACTACGTCGGCAACTGCCACAAGTGGCTCTGCGCGCCGAAGGGCGCCGCGCTCCTCTGCGTGCGGCGCGACAGGCAGGGAGCCGTCCATCCCCTGACCGTGAGCCACGGCGCGAACTCGACGCGCGCCGACCGACCGAGGTTCAGGCTCGAGTTCGACTGGACCGGGACGGACGACCCGACCCCCGCGCTCTGCGTCCCCGTCGCGATCCGGTTCCTCGGATCGCTCCTCCCCGGCGGCTGGCCGGAACTCATGGCGCGCAACCGCGCCCTCGCGCTGGCCGCGCGCACGCTCCTCTGCGAGACGCTCGACGTGGACCCGCCGTGCCCCGAGAGCATGATCGGGACGCTCGCGAGCGTGCCGTTCGCCCGCGGGCCGTACCGCTTCGAGACGACGGCGCTCGCGTTCGATCCGATGGAGAAGGCGCTTCGGGAGCGGTACGGGATCGAGGTCCCCGTCCTGGCGTGCCCGACGGGGCCCGGGAGCATCGTGAGGATCTCCGCGCAAATCTACAACTCGCGCGCGCAGTACGAGGTCCTGGCGCGGGCGCTCGGGGAACTCCTCGCCGAAGGACGCGCGGGCGCTACTCGAGCGTGA
- a CDS encoding MFS transporter: MRLPRVLLPADRIASAEVARGLRMLLLDGVCSQTMLVLSGGAFLVAYAILLGASNKVIGLLFAIPWAAQMLQLPSSIIVERAGLRKAVVVASAGVSRIALLAMAAVPWLFPAPRRLAVLVVSLALFWGIGAVGNCAFSPWMRDLVPDRVRGRYFGRRLSLAVAVGAAVSVLGGVGVDAYRARVQPEIGAYSLLLLAAAAVGFLGIACLLRVPEPRMRRPEARSVGAALVQPLRDANFRRLLLFLGTWYFSVNLATPFFAVYMLTRLHLSMTWIMVLFLLNQGAVAAFLNVWGRLADRFSNKSVLAAAAPLFMASTVLWPLTGLRSSPAFVLGMLALIHVLAGISTAGVMLCGWNAALKLAPRASTTSYLATNALVFGAAASVAPILAGWALDWTLAQGVAWTLGGGGLPSLAIDGLDLLFVASVIAGAVALRFLSRVEERGDIEEMEVFAELYAEARTAARTLASAALFRGFAGFPYDLLRRRPPGEPPSGDGAPE; this comes from the coding sequence ATGCGCCTGCCCCGCGTCCTTCTGCCCGCTGACCGCATCGCCTCGGCCGAGGTCGCTCGCGGGCTTCGCATGCTCCTGCTCGACGGCGTGTGCTCCCAGACGATGCTCGTGCTCTCGGGCGGCGCGTTCCTCGTCGCGTACGCCATCCTCCTTGGCGCCTCCAACAAGGTCATCGGGCTCCTCTTCGCGATCCCCTGGGCCGCGCAGATGCTCCAGCTGCCCAGCAGCATCATCGTCGAGCGTGCCGGCCTCCGAAAGGCCGTCGTCGTCGCGAGCGCGGGCGTGAGCAGGATCGCGCTCCTCGCGATGGCCGCGGTGCCGTGGCTCTTCCCGGCGCCGCGTCGCCTCGCCGTGCTCGTCGTCTCCCTCGCGCTCTTCTGGGGGATCGGCGCGGTCGGCAACTGCGCCTTCAGCCCGTGGATGCGCGACCTCGTGCCCGACCGCGTGCGCGGGCGGTACTTCGGCAGAAGGCTCTCGCTCGCCGTCGCCGTAGGAGCCGCGGTGAGCGTGCTGGGCGGCGTCGGCGTGGATGCGTACCGGGCGCGCGTGCAGCCGGAGATCGGCGCCTACTCCCTGCTCCTTCTCGCTGCCGCCGCCGTCGGCTTCCTCGGGATCGCGTGCCTGCTCCGAGTGCCCGAGCCGCGCATGCGCCGCCCCGAGGCCCGCAGCGTCGGAGCCGCGCTGGTTCAGCCGCTGCGCGATGCCAACTTCCGGCGGCTCCTTCTCTTCCTTGGAACGTGGTACTTCTCCGTGAACCTCGCGACGCCGTTCTTCGCGGTCTACATGCTCACGCGGCTCCATCTCAGCATGACCTGGATCATGGTGCTCTTCCTCCTCAACCAGGGCGCGGTCGCGGCGTTCCTCAACGTCTGGGGCCGGCTCGCTGATCGGTTCAGCAACAAGTCCGTGCTCGCGGCCGCCGCCCCGCTGTTCATGGCGAGCACCGTCCTCTGGCCGCTCACCGGACTGCGGAGCTCGCCGGCGTTCGTGCTCGGGATGCTCGCGCTCATCCACGTGCTGGCGGGCATCTCCACCGCCGGCGTGATGCTCTGCGGGTGGAACGCCGCGCTCAAGCTCGCACCCCGCGCCTCCACCACGAGCTACCTCGCGACGAACGCTCTCGTCTTCGGCGCCGCAGCGAGCGTGGCGCCGATCCTCGCGGGCTGGGCTCTCGACTGGACCCTGGCGCAAGGAGTGGCATGGACGCTGGGCGGCGGCGGACTGCCGTCCCTCGCCATCGACGGTCTGGATCTCCTCTTCGTCGCGTCCGTCATCGCCGGTGCGGTGGCGCTCAGGTTCCTGAGTCGGGTCGAGGAGCGCGGGGACATCGAGGAGATGGAGGTCTTCGCGGAGCTGTACGCCGAGGCGCGCACCGCCGCGAGAACGCTCGCGAGCGCGGCCTTGTTCAGGGGCTTCGCGGGGTTTCCCTACGATCTCCTGAGGCGGCGACCGCCGGGCGAGCCGCCGAGCGGGGACGGCGCTCCGGAGTGA
- a CDS encoding deoxyhypusine synthase family protein: MRTVSSFMDTHFRHFNARETVDAAKAWRRHLDGGGEMLLAMAGAMSTGELGISLAEMIRQDKVHIISCTAANLEEDIFNLFAHDEYEMVPHYRSLTQRDEARLRDKGLNRVTDTCIPESVMRHTYRLLVELWKDAANKGKPRFPYEFIYELLDIPGLAKKYQIPPERSWVLAAKEKGIPILSPGWEDSTLGNMFTAHVMMGVIKSHRAVRSGTEQLAYLADWYLKRCRKGVPVGFFQIGGGIPGDFAICAVPMIIQDMRKKIPYWAYFAQITDSTTSYGSYSGAAPSEKITWYKLDEKTPKFSINSDASIVAPLIFAYVLGQ, from the coding sequence ATGAGAACCGTCAGCTCGTTCATGGACACGCACTTCAGGCACTTCAACGCGCGCGAGACCGTTGACGCGGCGAAGGCGTGGCGCCGTCACCTCGACGGGGGCGGCGAGATGCTCCTGGCGATGGCAGGGGCGATGAGCACCGGGGAGCTGGGGATCTCGCTTGCGGAGATGATCAGGCAGGACAAGGTCCACATCATCTCGTGCACCGCCGCGAACCTCGAGGAGGACATCTTCAACCTCTTCGCGCACGACGAGTACGAGATGGTCCCGCACTACCGGTCGCTCACGCAGCGCGACGAGGCGCGGCTCCGCGACAAGGGCCTCAACCGCGTGACGGACACCTGCATCCCCGAGTCCGTGATGCGCCACACCTACAGGCTCCTCGTCGAGCTGTGGAAGGACGCCGCGAACAAGGGGAAGCCGCGCTTCCCGTACGAGTTCATCTACGAGCTCCTCGACATCCCGGGGCTTGCGAAGAAGTACCAGATCCCGCCGGAGCGCTCGTGGGTCCTCGCCGCCAAGGAGAAGGGCATCCCCATCCTGTCGCCGGGGTGGGAGGACTCCACGCTGGGGAACATGTTCACGGCCCACGTGATGATGGGCGTGATCAAGAGCCACCGCGCCGTGCGGTCCGGCACCGAGCAGCTCGCCTACCTCGCGGACTGGTACCTCAAGCGCTGCAGGAAGGGCGTCCCGGTGGGGTTCTTCCAGATCGGCGGCGGCATCCCGGGCGACTTCGCCATCTGCGCGGTGCCGATGATCATCCAGGACATGCGGAAGAAGATCCCGTACTGGGCGTACTTCGCGCAGATCACCGACAGCACGACATCGTACGGCTCCTACTCCGGCGCCGCGCCGTCGGAGAAGATCACCTGGTACAAGCTGGACGAGAAGACGCCGAAGTTCAGCATCAACTCCGACGCCTCGATCGTCGCCCCGCTCATCTTCGCGTACGTCCTCGGACAGTAG
- a CDS encoding inorganic phosphate transporter translates to MLLLYLTSALFLGWSLGANDAANVFGTAVATRMVKFGTAALISGIFVVLGAVVSGAGASATLGELGAVNALGGSFMVALAAGLTVLWMTRAGLPVSVTQAIVGGIVGWNLFTGSQTDAGSLATIVSTWVACPILAAALAGLMFVGLRWFLARREVHILERDSLTRIGLLLVGAFGAYALGANNIANVVGVFVPAVPAGSVRLLGAVSFSHAQILFLIGGLAIAAGVYTYSKRVMMTVGKDLFRLTPVAGLIVVAAHSIVLFLFASEGLRDWLVSRRLPAIPLVPVSSSQAVIGAIVGIAIAKGGRNIKLGVLGRVAGGWVATPVAAGLLSFFGLFFLQNVFTLTVQQPIPYEITKPARARLVAQGASEEALSPLVGQRFANARAFKAAVRRAEGLGDADVRLFLDAAEIRRYVIDPAKIPRLDLDLLTPGQVAAIRSLTWRTYTHRWQLRDALVAASDHWAFLPDTRRNYAHNKNLETKLRYVQAAFRVYEIGPGQ, encoded by the coding sequence ATGCTCCTTCTCTATCTCACCAGCGCTCTCTTCCTCGGGTGGTCCCTCGGCGCGAACGACGCCGCCAACGTGTTCGGCACGGCGGTCGCCACGCGCATGGTGAAGTTCGGCACGGCCGCGCTCATCTCAGGGATCTTCGTCGTGCTCGGGGCCGTCGTGTCGGGCGCCGGGGCCTCCGCCACGCTGGGCGAGCTCGGCGCCGTGAACGCCCTCGGCGGCTCCTTCATGGTCGCGCTCGCGGCGGGTCTCACCGTTCTGTGGATGACCCGAGCCGGTCTCCCGGTGTCCGTCACGCAGGCGATCGTGGGTGGGATCGTCGGCTGGAACCTCTTCACGGGGTCGCAGACCGACGCCGGTTCGCTTGCCACCATCGTGTCCACGTGGGTCGCTTGTCCGATCCTCGCCGCAGCGCTCGCCGGACTCATGTTCGTCGGGCTTCGGTGGTTCCTGGCGCGGCGCGAGGTGCACATCCTCGAGCGTGACTCGCTCACGCGGATCGGGCTTCTCCTCGTCGGGGCCTTCGGCGCGTACGCGCTTGGAGCCAACAACATCGCGAACGTCGTGGGCGTGTTCGTCCCGGCTGTGCCCGCGGGGTCGGTGCGGCTCCTGGGCGCGGTGTCGTTCTCGCACGCGCAGATCCTCTTCCTCATCGGAGGGCTCGCCATCGCGGCCGGTGTCTACACCTACTCGAAGCGCGTGATGATGACCGTCGGCAAGGACCTCTTCAGGCTCACGCCGGTCGCCGGGCTCATCGTCGTGGCGGCGCACTCGATCGTCCTGTTCCTGTTCGCGTCGGAGGGGCTCCGGGACTGGCTCGTCTCGCGCCGGCTCCCGGCCATCCCCCTCGTTCCCGTGTCGAGCTCCCAGGCGGTGATCGGCGCGATCGTGGGGATCGCCATCGCGAAGGGCGGGAGGAACATCAAACTCGGGGTCCTGGGGCGCGTGGCAGGGGGATGGGTCGCGACGCCGGTCGCGGCCGGACTGCTCTCGTTCTTCGGTCTCTTCTTCCTGCAGAACGTCTTCACGCTCACGGTGCAGCAGCCGATCCCGTACGAGATCACGAAGCCGGCGCGCGCCCGTCTCGTGGCCCAGGGTGCTTCCGAGGAGGCGCTCTCGCCGCTCGTGGGCCAGCGATTCGCGAACGCGAGGGCGTTCAAGGCTGCCGTCAGGCGAGCGGAGGGACTCGGAGATGCCGACGTCAGGCTCTTCCTCGATGCAGCCGAGATCAGACGCTACGTGATCGACCCCGCGAAGATCCCCCGGCTGGACCTGGACCTCCTCACGCCGGGGCAGGTCGCCGCCATCCGCTCTCTCACGTGGAGGACGTACACGCACAGGTGGCAGCTTCGCGACGCGCTCGTGGCGGCGAGCGACCACTGGGCGTTCCTTCCGGACACGAGGCGAAACTACGCCCACAACAAGAACCTGGAGACGAAGCTCCGCTACGTCCAGGCCGCGTTCCGCGTGTACGAGATCGGTCCCGGTCAGTAG
- a CDS encoding A/G-specific adenine glycosylase: protein MHRRDTSRRGTFSRALLRWYDADHRDLPWRRTKDPYAVWVSEVMLQQTQAARVAECWPRFLARFPSVRALAEAAEDDVLAAWSGLGYYRRARALLEGARAVVSEREGVLPATADELRGLPGVGEYTAAAVASIAFGEVVPVLDANAARVFGRVAARRADASTAAGRGRLLAEGAQLIDPARPGDWNQAVMELGATVCLPAPRCDECPVRRHCLGRRSGRPAAYPGSGRRVTSVGVTEASALVIRRGRVLLVRGEHPRGWWKGLWALPRSHGPAAADPAVLTAEVRRLTGVSCRFAGPPVAARYSVTRHRVTMLVFRATRVTGRIASGGSAAWFDAARLVEAGAPALPAPDRRAIAAAAGPRAASGGPARAATVRGRTRR from the coding sequence ATGCACAGACGCGACACCTCGCGGCGGGGGACCTTCTCCCGCGCGCTTCTCCGCTGGTACGACGCGGATCATCGCGACCTTCCGTGGCGAAGGACGAAGGACCCGTACGCCGTGTGGGTCTCGGAGGTGATGCTCCAGCAGACGCAGGCGGCGCGCGTCGCGGAGTGCTGGCCGCGGTTCCTCGCGAGGTTCCCGAGCGTGCGCGCGCTCGCCGAGGCGGCGGAGGACGACGTCCTGGCCGCGTGGTCGGGTCTTGGGTACTACCGCCGGGCGCGGGCGCTCCTCGAGGGGGCGCGCGCCGTCGTCTCGGAGCGCGAGGGCGTCCTCCCCGCGACGGCCGACGAGCTCAGGGGCCTGCCGGGGGTGGGGGAGTACACGGCCGCGGCGGTCGCCAGCATCGCGTTCGGCGAGGTCGTGCCGGTGCTCGACGCGAACGCCGCGCGCGTCTTCGGGCGCGTGGCCGCGCGCCGCGCGGACGCCTCGACGGCCGCCGGCCGGGGGCGACTTCTCGCCGAGGGCGCGCAGCTCATCGACCCCGCCCGCCCCGGCGACTGGAACCAGGCCGTCATGGAGCTCGGCGCCACGGTGTGCCTGCCGGCGCCTCGGTGCGACGAATGCCCTGTTCGCCGCCACTGCCTCGGGCGCCGCTCGGGGCGGCCGGCCGCGTATCCTGGGTCCGGGCGACGGGTCACCTCGGTCGGCGTCACGGAGGCGTCGGCGCTCGTCATCCGTCGCGGGCGCGTTCTCCTTGTTCGCGGCGAGCATCCCAGGGGATGGTGGAAGGGACTCTGGGCGCTTCCGAGGAGCCACGGTCCAGCGGCCGCGGACCCCGCGGTTCTCACGGCGGAAGTGCGGCGGCTCACCGGCGTCTCGTGCCGGTTCGCCGGGCCGCCGGTCGCAGCGCGGTACTCGGTCACGAGGCATCGCGTGACGATGCTCGTGTTCCGAGCGACGCGCGTGACGGGCAGGATCGCTTCCGGAGGGTCGGCGGCGTGGTTCGACGCGGCGCGGCTCGTTGAGGCGGGCGCGCCCGCCCTGCCGGCACCCGACAGGCGGGCGATCGCCGCGGCGGCCGGTCCGCGCGCGGCTTCCGGCGGCCCGGCGAGAGCGGCTACTGTCCGAGGACGTACGCGAAGATGA
- a CDS encoding MetS family NSS transporter small subunit, with product MSPSAWITCVIVSVILYGGFAVCLAVAIRRGREGRRDDEQES from the coding sequence ATGTCGCCTTCAGCGTGGATCACCTGCGTGATCGTGTCGGTCATCCTGTACGGCGGGTTCGCAGTGTGCCTCGCCGTGGCGATCAGAAGGGGGCGGGAGGGGCGACGCGATGACGAGCAGGAGAGCTGA